The following are encoded together in the Argopecten irradians isolate NY chromosome 5, Ai_NY, whole genome shotgun sequence genome:
- the LOC138322631 gene encoding uncharacterized protein, whose translation MADVNSVVEEKVKFRDGKKWKARWCVLKKPSPVADRMQVLLYKCVKDAIKGESAKHDFYLEDFYGLETGFSLDKENNVLAIICHKQITTFAFENRETLIKFEVKIRTAIGEENQFPLHVYLKRVPSQSKLPLEKMRMHIHGPKFCLTQHSPPKILASWVISDLRKFGKLDGKFVFEGGSSCGKGAGVHVLQSDQVDDLEEIFQLASQGKTVNCRKSNKRSSQNCDYLDPITKSASGSLYKNTVPSSPSSYDSRGWRHSFSTSNSGWTTNSNFGYAANYNYNSQLRSIENLEREKLMSLYDVPPRQIRKVENPKSPKHEHKDSPHLCDDHSSSSLSLASCQSSPTYLGCRASVSASAPALCGYGPYSPFSDRYKSISCSVPNNIDELEELDREEALECLQREERGLQQEISLLDEMLQGCQRDDPRRGRSRRDRNRPPPIPGKVQKSSRRPDNIHPAFNNGSFYQENTLLSPNLVSKLKRIPSHSKMSAPLPYVNLEKYDIGDVDNSHVHVSSSCADSGNWSAPCVPSNKKHGTRRSGSNKENVKTSPRHHRNSINYRGKSSSESELSCRSVSSVTKEENIYANDFPIREPSPPPPALPPKGPALLKKSLSRNEHNQPPPPPYRSRKPPQAPVDPSSLYQYPKKDSRQNKREECNKSCDSYLLMGGFEKEKPPKQDLEVDCGREVVQLPTRKAVNKNERQQQNAVSPQGAYMEMGNLFENENDFKARQSVNKDTRPLYGRSYSASDVLEDDQPESTNLNQSYNASSNSSLIREENYLLMTNFHTEKKNNSTELVQRRHHQSIDLTADGSTLNLTKNIADTSFISDTSDIDNTAIPFPNLMNFQQHVVTTTSNKPTRNSTCGPPSNTTNSVQAEKVSEGSSRNPGFLTRLIRRNSGNRKSMSQSQENLLASSSSESCLERSTYQSSKEPVQLRRVLSQSSDSSSSSCGQHHSPNLSLSDHRRSSSFPNRASFFDQKSSTSDKVRGLHQGNEGNYFSSLSLDDEMQLLECDNEFTGSDSSSLNDISKGGRSQSGYRGPCGSTGSENGDDDCEHLSDKQAQKLLLHNKYKKYKMPDSMVYTAFQSDPQKLLEATESESSSSSKTDDEKLIELFKHGSKSTSFDDQHLFKVKTKCTSEYKKRRSLPTDGSKALSPKEEALAIVKHVSSLPPFVPPKLKHYPCPLSPVPESVPLVCNTEETSHKLSSVSDTPKRGSVDPVFQKELARATLRIQPPPPLMEEEENVWVPRDSINSHEVKPAVAEDKFQALVVEVEEDCEQDDTISMSSLDSSLPSCDEGGVRTSPASTLLRPRSGKEYKMVERRRPHNDSLSSSPAQTPQSPSGDTVFTFESCSPSQTSVYSRERESPNVPKFTRTDSSVSSRIHERFSPPRTYMNIDMTPPSSPLYSMSLPPELIEPQLNYAEIDLSHSSNRASKKSRKASQKSLKSNTIEYAMIDMEATVAIQRAGREHVQSREDSLRRADKKLSLSNREQKLSIDEPATSEFGSIDTKDSSDRVQKDSSSTRVSPERRNTLSSPEALPTRSSPLPENTPLPERRSSFTSSSSSDEE comes from the exons ATCGTATGCAGGTACTGCTGTACAAATGTGTGAAGGATGCCATTAAGGGAGAGAGTGCCAAACATGACTTCTACCTGGAGGATTTCTACGGCCTGGAGACCGGTTTCAGCCTCGACAAGGAAAACAACGTCCTCGCCATCATCTGTCACAAACAAATCACAACATTTGCTTTTGAGAACAGAGAGACTCTCATCAAATTTGAGGTCAAAATACGGACAGCAATCGGGGAAG aGAACCAGTTCCCCCTACATGTATACCTTAAGAGAGTACCGTCCCAGAGCAAGCTGCCATTGGAGAAGATGCGCATGCACATTCATGGACCTAAGTTCTGTCTCACCCAGCACAGCCCACCGAAAATCCTCGCCTCCTGGGTCATCTCAGATCTTCGCAAGTTTGGGAAACTGGACGGAAAGTTTGTGTTCGAAGGAGGATCCAGCTGTGGAAAAG GAGCCGGTGTACATGTCCTCCAGAGTGACCAAGTAGATGATTTAGAGGAGATCTTCCAGCTGGCAAGCCAAGGCAAGACGGTCAACTGTCGCAAATCTAACAAACGCA GCTCCCAGAACTGTGACTACCTAGACCCCATTACTAAGTCTGCCAGCGGAAGCCTGTACAAGAACACTGTGCCTTCCTCTCCCAGCTCTTATGACAGTCGGGGCTGGCGACACTCATTCAGCACATCCAACTCGGGCTGGACCACAAACTCTAACTTTGGCTACGCTGCCAACTACAACTACAACAGCCAGCTGAGGAGTATAGAAAACTTGGAGCGAGAGAAACTGATGTCCCTGTATGATGTACCTCCCAGACAGATACGTAAGGTGGAGAACCCCAAGTCTCCTAAACACGAACACAAGGACTCGCCACATCTGTGTGACGATCACTCGTCGTCCAGCCTGAGTCTGGCCAGCTGTCAGTCGTCCCCGACTTACCTGGGCTGTAGGGCCAGTGTGTCGGCCAGTGCTCCAGCCCTGTGTGGCTACGGTCCCTACTCGCCCTTCAGTGACAGGTATAAAAGTATCAGCTGTTCTGTTCCTAACAACATCGACGAGTTGGAGGAACTGGATCGTGAGGAAGCTTTAGAGTGTCTCCAAAGGGAGGAGAGAGGTTTACAGCAGGAAATCTCATTACTCGACGAAATGTTACAG GGCTGCCAGCGTGACGATCCTCGGAGGGGAAGGAGTAGGCGCGACAGAAATAGACCCCCACCTATACCTGGAAAGGTCCAGAAGTCGTCCCGACGTCCAGACAATATACATCCCGCCTTTAATAACGGTTCATTTTATCAGGAGAATACTTTGCTTAGTCCTAACCTTGTGTCAAAATTAAAACGGATACCGTCACATTCTAAAATGTCTGCTCCGCTACCGTACGTGAATTTAGAGAAATATGATATTGGTGATGTTGATAATAGTCACGTCCATGTGTCCTCTTCTTGTGCGGATAGTGGGAATTGGAGTGCTCCGTGTGTTccttcaaataaaaaacatgGAACAAGACGATCAGGTTCAAATAAGGAAAATGTGAAAACATCTCCAAGGCATCatagaaatagtattaattATAGAGGTAAGAGTTCTTCTGAATCGGAACTCTCGTGTAGATCTGTCTCAAGTGTGACTAAGGAAGAGAATATATACGCCAATGACTTCCCGATTAGGGAACCCTCCCCTCCTCCACCCGCACTGCCACCTAAAGGACCAGCACTTCTTAAAAAAAGTCTAAGTCGCAACGAACACAACCAGCCACCGCCTCCTCCTTATCGATCTCGTAAACCACCTCAGGCTCCAGTGGATCCCTCGTCACTTTATCAGTACCCTAAAAAGGACAGCCGACAGAACAAACGGGAAGAGTGTAATAAGTCATGTGATTCATATCTTCTGATGGGTGGGTTTGAGAAAGAGAAACCACCAAAGCAGGACCTCGAGGTTGATTGTGGTCGCGAAGTTGTTCAGCTTCCAACTAGGAAAGCTGTCAATAAGAACGAAAGACAACAACAGAACGCAGTCTCGCCACAGGGAGCTTACATGGAAATGGGAAATCTGTTTGAAAATGAGAATGATTTTAAAGCCAGACAAAGTGTAAATAAGGACACCCGGCCTCTCTATGGCCGGTCTTATAGTGCCTCAGATGTCTTAGAGGATGACCAACCTGAATCTACCAACTTAAATCAATCCTACAATGCATCATCAAACTCGTCTCTCATACGTGAGGAGAACTATCTACTGATGACAAACTTCCAcacagaaaagaaaaataattctaCTGAGTTGGTACAGCGTAGACATCACCAGTCTATTGACTTAACGGCCGATGGAAGTACGCTGAATTTAACGAAGAACATTGCCGACACATCATTTATTAGTGACACGTCAGACATTGACAACACAGCAATACCTTTCCCTAACCTAATGAACTTTCAGCAGCACGTCGTCACGACGACCAGTAATAAGCCCACTAGAAACTCAACGTGTGGGCCACCCAGCAATACGACCAATAGTGTTCAGGCTGAAAAGGTCAGTGAGGGGTCAAGTAGGAACCCAGGATTTCTCACTCGTCTCATCAGGAGAAACTCCGGCAATAGGAAAAGTATGTCTCAGAGTCAGGAAAATCTCCTGGCGTCCAGTTCTAGTGAAAGTTGTTTGGAGCGCAGCACGTACCAGTCATCTAAAGAGCCAGTACAGTTGCGACGTGTTCTGTCACAGTCCAGCGACTCGTCTTCATCATCATGTGGTCAACACCACAGTCCTAACCTGTCGCTCAGTGACCATCGCAGGTCCTCAAGCTTTCCTAATCGTGCAAGTTTCTTTGATCAAAAGTCTTCTACTAGTGATAAAGTGCGTGGCTTACATCAGGGAAATGAAGGCAATTATTTCTCCTCGTTATCACTTGACGATGAAATGCAGCTTCTCGAGTGTGATAATGAGTTTACTGGTTCAGATTCCAGTTCACTGAATGACATCAGTAAAGGGGGCCGGTCCCAGTCAGGTTACAGGGGGCCGTGTGGTAGTACTGGCAGTGAAAACGGAGACGACGATTGTGAACATCTATCTGATAAACAGGCCCAGAAACTTTTACTCCATAATAAGTATAAAAAGTATAAGATGCCTGACTCCATGGTGTACACAGCCTTTCAATCCGATCCTCAGAAGCTACTCGAGGCTACAGAATCAGAGAGTAGCAGCAGTAGTAAAACTGATGATGAAAAGTTAATAGAGCTATTCAAGCATGGATCAAAATCAACCTCATTTGACGATCAGCATTTGTTCAAGGTAAAAACTAAGTGTACCAGTGAGTATAAAAAGCGGCGAAGTTTACCGACTGATGGAAGTAAAGCTCTGTCACCAAAAGAAGAAGCTTTAGCCATTGTAAAACATGTGTCTTCCCTGCCTCCCTTTGTCCCTCCTAAGTTAAAACATTACCCCTGTCCGCTGTCGCCCGTACCGGAGAGTGTGCCCTTGGTGTGTAATACTGAAGAAACCAGTCATAAACTGTCTAGTGTGTCCGACACACCCAAACGAGGAAGTGTGGACCCAGTGTTCCAAAAGGAGTTAGCTAGGGCCACTCTGAGGATACAACCCCCACCCCCTCTcatggaggaggaggagaatgTCTGGGTCCCTAGGGACTCAATCAACTCACATGAAG TGAAGCCGGCTGTGGCAGAGGATAAGTTTCAGGCTCTGGTGGTCGAGGTAGAGGAAGACTGTGAACAGGATGACACCATATCAATGTCATCACTGGACAGTAGTCTACCCAGCTGTGACGAGGGAGGAGTCCGTACCAGTCCCGCCTCTACACTGCTCCGACCCCGGTCAGGGAAGGAGTATAAAATGGTAGAGCGCCGTCGTCCACATAACGACAGTCTCAGCTCTAGTCCTGCCCAGACCCCACAGTCTCCCTCCggggacaccgtgttcacattTGAGTCATGTTCACCGTCCCAGACCAGTGTTTATAGCCGGGAAAGAGAGTCCCCCAATGTGCCGAAATTTACTCGTACGGACAGTTCAGTGTCGTCACGTATCCATGAGAGGTTCAGTCCTCCAAGAACTTACATGAACATCGATATGACCCCACCATCATCACCGCTATATTCTATGTCTCTACCACCAGAGCTCATCGAACCTCAACTCAACTATGCTGAAATTGATCTTTCTCATTCGTCTAATAGGGCTTCAAAAAAATCTCGTAAAGCCTCTCAAAAATCACTAAAATCAAACACTATTGAATACGCCATGATTGATATGGAGGCTACGGTAGCTATACAGCGGGCGGGACGTGAACATGTGCAATCTCGGGAAGACAGTCTCCGTAGGGCTGATAAAAAGCTGTCGCTAAGTAACAGGGAACAAAAACTGTCAATTGACGAGCCTGCAACTTCTGAATTTGGCTCAATAGATACCAAAGACAGTTCAGACAGGGTTCAGAAGGATTCGTCGAGTACTCGGGTGTCACCAGAGAGGAGGAACACTCTCTCCTCCCCGGAGGCTCTCCCGACTAGATCTTCTCCTCTACCCGAGAATACTCCTCTTCCCGAGCGTAGATCGAGTTTCACATCCTCGTCTTCCTCAGATGAGGAGTAA